The Alphaproteobacteria bacterium genome contains a region encoding:
- a CDS encoding TRAP transporter small permease subunit, with amino-acid sequence MSAGQIIRVAAVIDRINTAIGRAASWCALAIVLIGFAVVLLRYVLGLGSIWLQESILYAHAALFLLAATWTLKEGGHVRVDVFYADASPRAKAWVDLLGALLLLLPFAFAILWFSLPYVTRSWAILERSRETSGLPLVFLLKTLIPVFALLLALQGVSQAIKSIAMLTMLRIGRKRTARAAA; translated from the coding sequence ATGAGCGCCGGGCAAATCATCCGGGTGGCAGCCGTCATCGACCGCATCAACACGGCCATCGGCCGCGCGGCGTCGTGGTGCGCGCTTGCCATCGTGCTGATTGGGTTCGCGGTTGTGCTGCTGCGCTATGTGCTGGGCTTAGGCTCGATCTGGTTGCAGGAGTCGATCCTGTACGCGCACGCGGCGCTGTTCCTCCTGGCTGCCACCTGGACGCTGAAAGAAGGCGGGCATGTACGGGTCGACGTGTTCTACGCGGATGCGTCGCCGCGTGCGAAGGCGTGGGTCGATCTGCTGGGCGCGCTGTTGCTGCTGCTGCCATTTGCGTTCGCGATCCTGTGGTTCTCGCTGCCCTATGTGACGCGCTCCTGGGCGATCCTTGAGCGCTCGCGCGAGACCAGCGGCCTCCCGCTCGTGTTCCTGCTCAAGACGTTGATCCCGGTATTCGCGCTACTGCTGGCGTTGCAGGGTGTCTCGCAGGCGATCAAGTCGATCGCAATGCTGACGATGCTGCGCATTGGCCGCAAGCGCACCGCGAGAGCTGCCGCCTGA